In the genome of Montipora foliosa isolate CH-2021 chromosome 3, ASM3666993v2, whole genome shotgun sequence, one region contains:
- the LOC137997166 gene encoding uncharacterized protein isoform X7 has translation MASLSVIRWLLCSTLLFSFLEFEPANGNHTTDQPFPFSNMSEVSLCACLDSQHRIYNLASLAKSGGSPRFTVKAKDAYWYSYNPCLSFALGTFGDCFGGDVAICRWTNDTSYTDIGSQKSVRCGHTSQGTMKLVYTKGSQWHSEVHLKCDPERKGIQDAEFTVITDVKAGAMKFCLKHNCACPDGCPEDPTKRSSVTTPTG, from the exons ATGGCTTCACTAAGCGTCATCAGGTGGCTTTTGTGCTCGACCTTGCTATTTAGTTTCCTTGAGTTTGAACCAGCGAATGGCAACCATACAACAGACCAGCCTTTTCCTTTTTCCAACATGTCAGAAGTTTCTCTGTGCGCTTGCCTTGATAGCCAGCACAGAATTTATAATTTAGCGAGCCTAGCGAAATCAGGGGGAAGTCCAAG GTTTACTGTAAAAGCAAAGGATGCATATTGGTACAGCTACAATCCATGCCTATCATTTGCATTGGGGACGTTTGGAGACTGCTTCGGAGGTGATGTTGCT ATTTGCAGGTGGACTAATGACACAAGTTATACGGATATAGGATCTCAGAAAAGTGTAAGGTGTGGCCATACCTCTCAAGGTACAATGAAATTGGTGTATAC CAAAGGAAGCCAGTGGCATTCTGAGGTCCATCTAAAATGCGATCCCGAAAGGAAAGGCATTCAAGATGCGGAGTTTACAGTTATTACAGATGTTAAAGCTGGTGCTATG AAATTTTGTCTAAAGCACAACTGCGCGTGTCCAGATGGGTGTCCAGAAGATCCTACAAAAAGATCGTCGGTGACAACTCCTA
- the LOC137997166 gene encoding uncharacterized protein isoform X6, which produces MASLSVIRWLLCSTLLFSFLEFEPANGNHTTDQPFPFSNMSEVSLCACLDSQHRIYNLASLAKSGGSPRFTVKAKDAYWYSYNPCLSFALGTFGDCFGGDVAICRWTNDTSYTDIGSQKSVRCGHTSQGTMKLVYTKGSQWHSEVHLKCDPERKGIQDAEFTVITDVKAGAMKFCLKHNCACPDGCPEDPTKRSSVTTPTRLQ; this is translated from the exons ATGGCTTCACTAAGCGTCATCAGGTGGCTTTTGTGCTCGACCTTGCTATTTAGTTTCCTTGAGTTTGAACCAGCGAATGGCAACCATACAACAGACCAGCCTTTTCCTTTTTCCAACATGTCAGAAGTTTCTCTGTGCGCTTGCCTTGATAGCCAGCACAGAATTTATAATTTAGCGAGCCTAGCGAAATCAGGGGGAAGTCCAAG GTTTACTGTAAAAGCAAAGGATGCATATTGGTACAGCTACAATCCATGCCTATCATTTGCATTGGGGACGTTTGGAGACTGCTTCGGAGGTGATGTTGCT ATTTGCAGGTGGACTAATGACACAAGTTATACGGATATAGGATCTCAGAAAAGTGTAAGGTGTGGCCATACCTCTCAAGGTACAATGAAATTGGTGTATAC CAAAGGAAGCCAGTGGCATTCTGAGGTCCATCTAAAATGCGATCCCGAAAGGAAAGGCATTCAAGATGCGGAGTTTACAGTTATTACAGATGTTAAAGCTGGTGCTATG AAATTTTGTCTAAAGCACAACTGCGCGTGTCCAGATGGGTGTCCAGAAGATCCTACAAAAAGATCGTCGGTGACAACTCCTA
- the LOC137997166 gene encoding uncharacterized protein isoform X5 gives MASLSVIRWLLCSTLLFSFLEFEPANGNHTTDQPFPFSNMSEVSLCACLDSQHRIYNLASLAKSGGSPRFTVKAKDAYWYSYNPCLSFALGTFGDCFGGDVAICRWTNDTSYTDIGSQKSVRCGHTSQGTMKLVYTKGSQWHSEVHLKCDPERKGIQDAEFTVITDVKAGAMKFCLKHNCACPDGCPEDPTKRSSVTTPNGRKIERIQERALQNNNRDI, from the exons ATGGCTTCACTAAGCGTCATCAGGTGGCTTTTGTGCTCGACCTTGCTATTTAGTTTCCTTGAGTTTGAACCAGCGAATGGCAACCATACAACAGACCAGCCTTTTCCTTTTTCCAACATGTCAGAAGTTTCTCTGTGCGCTTGCCTTGATAGCCAGCACAGAATTTATAATTTAGCGAGCCTAGCGAAATCAGGGGGAAGTCCAAG GTTTACTGTAAAAGCAAAGGATGCATATTGGTACAGCTACAATCCATGCCTATCATTTGCATTGGGGACGTTTGGAGACTGCTTCGGAGGTGATGTTGCT ATTTGCAGGTGGACTAATGACACAAGTTATACGGATATAGGATCTCAGAAAAGTGTAAGGTGTGGCCATACCTCTCAAGGTACAATGAAATTGGTGTATAC CAAAGGAAGCCAGTGGCATTCTGAGGTCCATCTAAAATGCGATCCCGAAAGGAAAGGCATTCAAGATGCGGAGTTTACAGTTATTACAGATGTTAAAGCTGGTGCTATG AAATTTTGTCTAAAGCACAACTGCGCGTGTCCAGATGGGTGTCCAGAAGATCCTACAAAAAGATCGTCGGTGACAACTCCTA
- the LOC137997161 gene encoding uncharacterized protein isoform X2 encodes MASLSGIRWLLYSTVLFSFLECESANGNHTTEQPFPFSNMSEVSLCACLDSQHRIYNLASLAKSGGSPRFTVKADDGYWYSYNPCKSFTLGTFGDCSGGDVAICRWTNDTLYEDIGSQNSARCGLASQRTMKLVYTKGSLWHSEVHLKCDPERKSIQSAEFTVITDLKAGAMKFCLKHNCACPDGCPEDPTKRSSVTTPSFPYESQLTPLAISLVALGIVFFVILAVLSIRFCIRRWGHNDGNDVKQHLLAGAQSAVDVTKNICPKSDDGGRTKNLLNAYLNHFQ; translated from the exons ATGGCTTCACTGAGCGGCATCAGGTGGCTTTTGTACTCGACCGTCCTGTTTAGTTTCCTTGAGTGTGAATCAGCGAATGGCAACCATACAACAGAACAGCCTTTTCCTTTTTCCAACATGTCAGAAGTGTCTCTGTGCGCTTGCCTTGATAGCCAGCACAGAATTTATAATTTAGCGAGTCTAGCGAAATCAGGGGGAAGTCCAAG GTTTACTGTAAAAGCAGACGATGGATATTGGTACAGCTACAATCCATGCAAATCATTTACGTTGGGGACGTTTGGAGACTGCTCCGGAGGTGATGTTGCT ATTTGCAGGTGGACTAATGACACGCTTTATGAGGACATAGGATCTCAGAATAGTGCAAGGTGTGGCCTTGCCTCTCAACGTACAATGAAATTGGTGTATAC CAAAGGAAGCCTGTGGCATTCTGAGGTCCATCTAAAATGCGATCCTGAAAGGAAAAGCATTCAATCTGCCGAGTTTACAGTTATTACAGATCTTAAAGCTGGTGCTATG AAATTTTGTCTAAAGCACAACTGCGCGTGTCCAGATGGATGTCCAGAGGATCCTACAAAAAGATCGTCGGTGACAACTCCTA GTTTTCCATATGAGTCGCAGTTGACGCCGCTAGCGATTTCCCTTGTAGCACTCGGAATTGTGTTCTTCGTAATTCTTGCAGTCCTCTCAATACGTTTTTGTATCAGGCGTTGGGGCCATAACGACGGCAATGACGTCAAGCAACACCTCTTAGCTGGTGCACAGAGTGCCGTCGATGTAACTAAAAACATTTGTCCTAAATCAGATGATGGTGGCAGAACTAAAAATCTACTCAATGCATATCTCAACCACTTCCAGTGA
- the LOC137997161 gene encoding uncharacterized protein isoform X1 — MASLSGIRWLLYSTVLFSFLECESANGNHTTEQPFPFSNMSEVSLCACLDSQHRIYNLASLAKSGGSPRFTVKADDGYWYSYNPCKSFTLGTFGDCSGGDVAICRWTNDTLYEDIGSQNSARCGLASQRTMKLVYTKGSLWHSEVHLKCDPERKSIQSAEFTVITDLKAGAMKFCLKHNCACPDGCPEDPTKRSSVTTPKYTAWQSTRTTAPSRTTKKTTRAITEKATSPSRTSGKTSSSTNGTTCFSLYTMYTFVPPFQGFPYESQLTPLAISLVALGIVFFVILAVLSIRFCIRRWGHNDGNDVKQHLLAGAQSAVDVTKNICPKSDDGGRTKNLLNAYLNHFQ, encoded by the exons ATGGCTTCACTGAGCGGCATCAGGTGGCTTTTGTACTCGACCGTCCTGTTTAGTTTCCTTGAGTGTGAATCAGCGAATGGCAACCATACAACAGAACAGCCTTTTCCTTTTTCCAACATGTCAGAAGTGTCTCTGTGCGCTTGCCTTGATAGCCAGCACAGAATTTATAATTTAGCGAGTCTAGCGAAATCAGGGGGAAGTCCAAG GTTTACTGTAAAAGCAGACGATGGATATTGGTACAGCTACAATCCATGCAAATCATTTACGTTGGGGACGTTTGGAGACTGCTCCGGAGGTGATGTTGCT ATTTGCAGGTGGACTAATGACACGCTTTATGAGGACATAGGATCTCAGAATAGTGCAAGGTGTGGCCTTGCCTCTCAACGTACAATGAAATTGGTGTATAC CAAAGGAAGCCTGTGGCATTCTGAGGTCCATCTAAAATGCGATCCTGAAAGGAAAAGCATTCAATCTGCCGAGTTTACAGTTATTACAGATCTTAAAGCTGGTGCTATG AAATTTTGTCTAAAGCACAACTGCGCGTGTCCAGATGGATGTCCAGAGGATCCTACAAAAAGATCGTCGGTGACAACTCCTA AATACACTGCCTGGCAGAGCACAAGGACAACTGCACCTTCCaggacaacaaagaaaacaactcgGGCAATAACAGAGAAGGCTACTTCGCCTTCCAGAACATCTGGGAAAACATCTAGTTCAACAAATGGGACAACTTGCTTTTCTCTGTATACAATGTATACCTTTGTACCACCATTTCAAG GTTTTCCATATGAGTCGCAGTTGACGCCGCTAGCGATTTCCCTTGTAGCACTCGGAATTGTGTTCTTCGTAATTCTTGCAGTCCTCTCAATACGTTTTTGTATCAGGCGTTGGGGCCATAACGACGGCAATGACGTCAAGCAACACCTCTTAGCTGGTGCACAGAGTGCCGTCGATGTAACTAAAAACATTTGTCCTAAATCAGATGATGGTGGCAGAACTAAAAATCTACTCAATGCATATCTCAACCACTTCCAGTGA
- the LOC137997161 gene encoding uncharacterized protein isoform X3, whose product MASLSGIRWLLYSTVLFSFLECESANGNHTTEQPFPFSNMSEVSLCACLDSQHRIYNLASLAKSGGSPRFTVKADDGYWYSYNPCKSFTLGTFGDCSGGDVAICRWTNDTLYEDIGSQNSARCGLASQRTMKLVYTKGSLWHSEVHLKCDPERKSIQSAEFTVITDLKAGAMKFCLKHNCACPDGCPEDPTKRSSVTTPNKKDLYHS is encoded by the exons ATGGCTTCACTGAGCGGCATCAGGTGGCTTTTGTACTCGACCGTCCTGTTTAGTTTCCTTGAGTGTGAATCAGCGAATGGCAACCATACAACAGAACAGCCTTTTCCTTTTTCCAACATGTCAGAAGTGTCTCTGTGCGCTTGCCTTGATAGCCAGCACAGAATTTATAATTTAGCGAGTCTAGCGAAATCAGGGGGAAGTCCAAG GTTTACTGTAAAAGCAGACGATGGATATTGGTACAGCTACAATCCATGCAAATCATTTACGTTGGGGACGTTTGGAGACTGCTCCGGAGGTGATGTTGCT ATTTGCAGGTGGACTAATGACACGCTTTATGAGGACATAGGATCTCAGAATAGTGCAAGGTGTGGCCTTGCCTCTCAACGTACAATGAAATTGGTGTATAC CAAAGGAAGCCTGTGGCATTCTGAGGTCCATCTAAAATGCGATCCTGAAAGGAAAAGCATTCAATCTGCCGAGTTTACAGTTATTACAGATCTTAAAGCTGGTGCTATG AAATTTTGTCTAAAGCACAACTGCGCGTGTCCAGATGGATGTCCAGAGGATCCTACAAAAAGATCGTCGGTGACAACTCCTA ATAAGAAAGACCTCTACCACAGTTGA
- the LOC137997161 gene encoding uncharacterized protein isoform X4 produces MASLSGIRWLLYSTVLFSFLECESANGNHTTEQPFPFSNMSEVSLCACLDSQHRIYNLASLAKSGGSPRFTVKADDGYWYSYNPCKSFTLGTFGDCSGGDVAICRWTNDTLYEDIGSQNSARCGLASQRTMKLVYTKGSLWHSEVHLKCDPERKSIQSAEFTVITDLKAGAMKFCLKHNCACPDGCPEDPTKRSSVTTPNR; encoded by the exons ATGGCTTCACTGAGCGGCATCAGGTGGCTTTTGTACTCGACCGTCCTGTTTAGTTTCCTTGAGTGTGAATCAGCGAATGGCAACCATACAACAGAACAGCCTTTTCCTTTTTCCAACATGTCAGAAGTGTCTCTGTGCGCTTGCCTTGATAGCCAGCACAGAATTTATAATTTAGCGAGTCTAGCGAAATCAGGGGGAAGTCCAAG GTTTACTGTAAAAGCAGACGATGGATATTGGTACAGCTACAATCCATGCAAATCATTTACGTTGGGGACGTTTGGAGACTGCTCCGGAGGTGATGTTGCT ATTTGCAGGTGGACTAATGACACGCTTTATGAGGACATAGGATCTCAGAATAGTGCAAGGTGTGGCCTTGCCTCTCAACGTACAATGAAATTGGTGTATAC CAAAGGAAGCCTGTGGCATTCTGAGGTCCATCTAAAATGCGATCCTGAAAGGAAAAGCATTCAATCTGCCGAGTTTACAGTTATTACAGATCTTAAAGCTGGTGCTATG AAATTTTGTCTAAAGCACAACTGCGCGTGTCCAGATGGATGTCCAGAGGATCCTACAAAAAGATCGTCGGTGACAACTCCTA ATCGATAG